The DNA segment GACGGCATCGAGAAGGACGTCGTGGCCGACGCCGTCGAGCTGGACGAAGACGGTGCCGGGGCTGGACGGGCCGGGCGGCAGGGCCCTGCGGCGGCGGTCGGCGAGGCGGTACAGGCGGCGCCGGTACGCGTCGTCGTCCCGGACGGCGAGGGCGGCGCCGGTGGCGGACGCCACGGCGGACATCACGGCGGCGACGATGACGGCGGTCTCGGGGGCGGCCTCGCTGTCGCCGGAGGGCACGAGGCGCAGGGCGACGATCAGCAGCGAGCCGTTGAGGAAGAACACCAGCAGGCCCAGAACCAGGGCGGGCACCAGCAGCAGGAGCCGTACGAGGAGGGGCCAGGCGAGCGCGGACAGCAGGCCGAAGGCACCGGCGCCGAGGGCGGCGGTCATGGCGAGGCTGGTGGCGCTGTCGTCGCCCGCCGACTGCAGCTGGAAATCCGGCAGGATCCCGGCGAGCACGAGCATGGTGACGGTGGAGACGGCCCACACGGCCACGCTCCGCCCGACCTGACTGGCAACCCGCCGCCAACGCCCACCACGCACGCCCAGCCCACCTCACGTCCCGGCCCAGCCCCGCGAAACGGGCCTTTCACGTCCCCAGCCTGGCACACGCCTCTGACACCGGACCGGACACGTCGTCCCGCCCGGCTGCCTCGTCACTCGCCGCAGGCCGTGATCGTCAACGGCCGTCGTAGCCGGCCGTCGGCATCGACAGCCTCCGGTGCACGCGCGCCTTCATCTGTGCGTCGTACAAGGGCTCCGCACGCCCCACGATCTCCACCCGCACGCCCCGCCGGGCGCACTCCGCGGAGAAGTCGTCTACGGACGACAGCGCGCTCTCCAGCACTCTCCGGCTGGGCGCCACGAACAGGTCGAGGCCGGGGCGGACGCCCTCCCACAGCACGCTGTGGTCCGCCCGCAACCGGCGTACGAGAAGTTCGCGTGCGACGACGTACCCGTGCTCGGCGGCCCAGCGCGCGCACATCGCGTGCTGGCTGCGGGAGTCCACCAGGAAGGGGTCGGCGTCCAGCTCTTCGAGCGGCGTCAGACTGGCGATCGCCGTCACGCGCACTACGGATGCCCCCATGGCGTCCCCCTCACCTCCGGGTTTCGCCGCCGACCCTACTCCAGCCCGTACGCTTCGGGGAGTCGCGCGAAGGAGGCAAAGAGGTGCCGGTGGAGATCACCTGGTGGGGTCACGCCACCTGCACGGTCGAGGATTCGAACGTGCGCCTCCTCACCGACCCTCTGTTCGCACGCCGGCTCGCACACCTGCGCCGCCGCCGGGGCGCACCACCTCCGCCCGGCGCCTGGCGGGCGGACGTCGCTGTGGTCTCCCACCTGCACGCCGACCACCTGCATGTTCCGTCTCTCGCCAGGCTGCCGCAGGGCACCCGCCTGCTCGTGCCCCGGGGCGCGCCCCGGGCGGTGCCGGGCCTGCGCCGGCTCACGCATCTTCGGATGACCGAGATGACGCCGGGGGACGTGACGACGGTGGGCGACGTGGCCGTACGCGCCGTTCCCGCGCGGCACGACGGACGCCGGCTGCCCGTCGGCCCGCACCGCTCCCCCGCCCTGGGCTACGTCTTCGAGGGCGAGGCACGCACGTACTTCGCCGGGGACACCGGGCTGTTCGACGCGATGGCGAAGGAGGTCGGGCCGGTCGACGTGGCATTGCTG comes from the Streptomyces sp. NBC_00443 genome and includes:
- a CDS encoding MBL fold metallo-hydrolase, translating into MPVEITWWGHATCTVEDSNVRLLTDPLFARRLAHLRRRRGAPPPPGAWRADVAVVSHLHADHLHVPSLARLPQGTRLLVPRGAPRAVPGLRRLTHLRMTEMTPGDVTTVGDVAVRAVPARHDGRRLPVGPHRSPALGYVFEGEARTYFAGDTGLFDAMAKEVGPVDVALLPVGGWGPYLGDGHLDAGRAAEALARLAPRSAVPVHYGTYWPIGMDAVRPHEFHAPGDEFARLAAEHAPGVAVHRLAHGERVRPEVAR